A portion of the Bacillus sp. es.034 genome contains these proteins:
- a CDS encoding glycosyltransferase yields the protein MPKSKIVYLLTRCKNAGPIKQTANIIKYLDRERFEPVLITMFPEVKNDSLFEIYKAQNVEYHCMNSNKKEVLLNGGKKIKELLNKIKPDVVHSVGMAPYKLAIQYNSCKHLVTLRNYVYEDYPAKYGKLLGTIMATLDMRQIQRGGSIVTCSESLSNIYKAKKNIQLPFIRNGVDLIDYKKTSESIRSEMREKLSLPQDKKIAVYTGQFLERKNQKFAIEGILSSKLKEDICLVLIGAGKNLEILRNQYKENANVIFTGQQSNVEEYLQAADFYVSTSKSEGMPNGVLEAMAVGLPVLLSDILQHKEIVEINERVGRLYSSGNLLSFEKSLSELLAMDLYKSGNESYEVVNNHLNAELMSRSYQKKYSSILHERG from the coding sequence GTGCCAAAGTCTAAAATAGTTTACTTATTAACTCGTTGTAAAAATGCGGGTCCGATAAAACAAACTGCAAATATAATAAAATATCTCGATAGGGAAAGATTCGAACCGGTGTTAATAACAATGTTTCCTGAGGTGAAAAATGATTCTCTATTCGAAATATATAAAGCCCAGAATGTAGAATATCATTGTATGAATAGTAATAAAAAGGAAGTACTTCTAAATGGCGGAAAGAAGATTAAGGAGTTATTGAACAAAATAAAACCGGATGTTGTTCATTCGGTTGGTATGGCTCCCTATAAGCTAGCAATTCAATATAATTCATGTAAACACTTGGTTACATTAAGAAATTATGTTTATGAAGATTACCCTGCAAAATATGGGAAACTATTAGGGACTATCATGGCTACATTAGACATGAGGCAAATCCAGCGTGGTGGAAGTATTGTTACTTGTTCTGAAAGTCTTTCAAATATTTATAAAGCTAAGAAAAATATTCAATTACCTTTTATAAGAAATGGTGTTGACTTGATAGATTACAAAAAAACTAGTGAAAGCATTCGAAGTGAGATGCGAGAAAAGCTGTCGCTACCACAGGACAAAAAGATTGCTGTATACACGGGTCAATTTTTAGAAAGGAAAAATCAAAAATTTGCTATTGAAGGAATTTTATCCAGTAAATTAAAAGAGGACATTTGTTTAGTTTTAATTGGTGCAGGAAAAAATTTAGAAATTTTAAGAAATCAGTATAAAGAAAATGCAAATGTCATTTTTACTGGTCAACAAAGCAATGTTGAAGAATATTTACAAGCAGCTGATTTTTATGTATCTACAAGTAAATCGGAAGGAATGCCTAATGGTGTATTGGAAGCAATGGCGGTGGGTTTGCCCGTTTTACTATCAGATATCTTGCAACACAAAGAAATAGTGGAAATCAATGAAAGGGTTGGTAGACTATATAGCAGTGGTAATCTTTTAAGCTTTGAAAAATCGCTGAGTGAATTGCTGGCTATGGACCTATATAAGTCAGGTAATGAAAGTTATGAGGTTGTTAATAATCATTTAAACGCCGAACTGATGAGTCGTTCCTATCAGAAGAAGTATTCATCTATATTACATGAAAGGGGTTGA
- a CDS encoding ATP-grasp fold amidoligase family protein, whose amino-acid sequence MANDRKIIKILQNPGNMLFSLGYRGFFNWMPDKFYLKMIYRSRLKRKLNLKAPKTYNEKLQWLKLHDKNPAYTKLVDKYEVRKYIKHEIGEEYLVPLLGVYEDVDQIEFNSLPEKFVLKCTHDSGGVIVCTDKSVLNIQEVKKQLKERMKKNYYWSGRENPYKEIKPRIIVEKFMMDKKEEELKDYKFFCFNGEPKALFIASERSTGNTKFDFFDMDFNHLPFMQHYPNSNNDIKKPSRFDEMIELSKALSKRFPHVRIDFYEVNGRLYFGEYTFYHFSGFRRFEPERYDKLFGDWLQLE is encoded by the coding sequence TTGGCTAATGATAGAAAAATAATTAAAATTCTTCAAAACCCTGGAAATATGTTATTTTCTCTTGGGTATAGAGGTTTTTTTAATTGGATGCCAGATAAATTTTATTTAAAGATGATTTACAGATCCAGACTCAAAAGGAAATTAAACTTAAAAGCTCCAAAAACTTATAATGAAAAATTACAATGGCTAAAACTACATGATAAAAATCCGGCATATACTAAATTGGTTGATAAGTATGAGGTTAGAAAATATATTAAACATGAGATTGGAGAAGAATATTTAGTACCTTTGTTAGGGGTTTACGAGGATGTTGATCAGATAGAGTTTAATTCCTTGCCTGAGAAGTTTGTATTAAAATGTACTCATGATTCAGGTGGGGTAATTGTTTGTACCGACAAGTCTGTGTTAAATATTCAGGAAGTAAAGAAACAGTTAAAAGAAAGAATGAAAAAAAACTACTATTGGTCGGGAAGGGAAAATCCATACAAAGAAATAAAGCCGAGAATAATCGTTGAAAAATTTATGATGGATAAAAAAGAGGAAGAACTAAAAGATTATAAATTCTTCTGTTTTAATGGAGAGCCAAAAGCCTTATTTATAGCTTCGGAACGCAGTACAGGAAATACAAAGTTTGATTTTTTTGATATGGATTTTAATCATCTCCCTTTTATGCAACATTACCCTAATTCAAATAATGATATTAAAAAACCATCGAGGTTTGATGAAATGATAGAGTTATCAAAGGCTCTTTCCAAAAGATTTCCTCATGTTAGAATTGATTTTTACGAGGTGAATGGAAGATTATATTTCGGAGAATATACATTTTACCATTTTAGTGGATTCAGGAGATTTGAACCAGAAAGATATGATAAGTTGTTTGGTGATTGGCTTCAATTAGAATGA
- a CDS encoding glycosyltransferase family 2 protein produces MKLVSVIITTHKGSEYIQRAIESVLSQEYKNIELIVVDDNGIDSHEQKKTYETIEQYLTDKRVKYIAHEVNINGAAARNTGFKGSKGEYITFLDDDDFYFPQKISAQVKTLEELDETWGMAYCSVLIRYGNGKTVIRKSRKSGELLFDLLVHSTVIGSDSLLIRRGAYEKLNGFDESFFRHQDYEFTARVAANFKVVAVPVVGFEYNKTTNRNDPRTIEIAQEYRRHYIDKMIPYIKTLSKKKQYIVIYSNALEVTSFYLRKGELRKFLQQFVDYTSRWVKCISLTAIFSMLYLKAKHRFKRQLQLIFAKKG; encoded by the coding sequence GTGAAGTTGGTTTCAGTCATAATTACTACTCATAAAGGTAGTGAATATATTCAACGTGCAATAGAGAGTGTATTGAGTCAAGAGTATAAGAATATCGAATTAATTGTGGTAGATGATAATGGGATTGACTCTCATGAACAGAAAAAAACTTATGAAACAATTGAACAGTATTTAACTGACAAAAGGGTTAAATATATTGCACATGAAGTAAATATTAATGGAGCTGCCGCAAGGAATACTGGTTTCAAAGGATCAAAAGGAGAGTATATTACCTTTTTAGATGACGATGACTTTTATTTTCCACAGAAGATTAGTGCACAAGTAAAAACTTTAGAGGAACTTGATGAAACTTGGGGGATGGCCTATTGCTCAGTACTCATTAGGTATGGTAATGGGAAAACCGTTATACGCAAATCCAGAAAAAGCGGTGAATTGTTATTTGATTTATTGGTTCATAGCACTGTTATTGGTTCTGATTCTCTTCTTATAAGACGGGGTGCTTATGAAAAGTTAAATGGCTTTGATGAATCCTTTTTCAGGCACCAAGATTATGAATTTACTGCACGAGTGGCAGCAAATTTTAAAGTGGTAGCAGTTCCAGTTGTTGGCTTTGAATATAATAAAACAACGAACAGAAATGATCCAAGAACTATTGAGATTGCACAAGAATATAGAAGGCACTATATAGATAAAATGATTCCTTATATAAAAACTTTAAGTAAAAAAAAGCAGTATATCGTTATATATTCTAATGCTTTAGAAGTAACTTCCTTTTATTTAAGAAAGGGAGAACTAAGAAAATTTCTCCAACAATTTGTTGACTATACCTCACGGTGGGTAAAATGTATTAGCCTAACTGCTATTTTTAGTATGCTTTACTTAAAAGCAAAACATAGATTTAAAAGGCAGTTACAATTGATTTTTGCAAAAAAAGGATGA
- a CDS encoding O-antigen ligase family protein, which produces MRTLNKKGLDMYLFLILLIPHVQPAFFGTIEWMESLYNLGRVTSGLIIILIYINHDKTTKLMLIVIMFQLALLIPTIYNNGNFISLLITSSSVIALCMLVEIYIKKNALAMLDGMNILFELLIYANFIIMLLFPKGIHTVDIDVYYLFGGTNVAIRMILPGVCVSLLRSYFRFGKITFRSFLVVITTAATVTITWSVTAMVGFSIVIIFSIFYRNRPFPAFFNYFSNWFVSVLFMVLVVIFRMQDLFATIITDIFDKSLTFTGRTRLWDNALYYIQKSPVWGWGVENKILVGQKVGNQNGSHDYYLDILYRGGFILLTLLVIIIVIVGKKILKNQSNRFSQIITIIITSYFIMWIFEPFYNQEALMFAVFFMGYHVDSIIKHHKNYREVRDVRMLKCN; this is translated from the coding sequence TTGAGAACTCTAAATAAAAAAGGGTTAGACATGTATCTATTTTTGATTTTACTAATTCCACATGTTCAACCTGCATTTTTTGGAACAATTGAATGGATGGAATCCCTTTACAATTTGGGAAGGGTTACTTCAGGGCTTATTATTATACTAATCTATATAAATCATGATAAAACCACCAAATTAATGCTAATTGTTATTATGTTTCAGCTTGCTTTACTTATACCTACTATATATAACAATGGCAACTTCATTTCACTACTAATAACTTCTTCATCTGTCATTGCTCTTTGTATGTTAGTAGAAATTTATATTAAAAAAAATGCTTTAGCTATGCTTGACGGTATGAACATTTTATTTGAATTGTTAATATATGCAAACTTCATTATTATGTTATTGTTTCCAAAAGGGATACATACAGTTGATATAGATGTATATTATTTATTTGGAGGAACGAATGTTGCTATCCGAATGATTTTACCCGGAGTTTGTGTATCACTATTAAGATCATATTTTCGTTTTGGCAAAATCACATTTAGAAGTTTTTTAGTTGTGATCACTACAGCAGCAACAGTTACTATCACATGGTCAGTTACTGCTATGGTAGGATTTTCTATAGTAATTATTTTTAGTATATTTTACCGTAATAGACCATTTCCTGCTTTTTTTAATTATTTTAGTAATTGGTTCGTATCGGTTTTATTCATGGTTCTTGTAGTTATCTTTAGAATGCAGGATTTATTTGCAACAATAATTACTGATATATTTGATAAAAGTCTTACGTTCACTGGTAGAACTAGATTGTGGGATAATGCTTTATATTATATTCAGAAGTCTCCAGTATGGGGTTGGGGAGTGGAAAATAAAATATTAGTTGGACAAAAGGTTGGAAATCAAAATGGATCACATGATTATTATCTCGATATATTATATCGTGGTGGATTTATCCTTCTCACTCTATTAGTCATAATAATTGTGATTGTTGGTAAAAAGATATTAAAAAACCAAAGTAATAGATTTTCACAAATTATAACCATAATAATAACTTCCTATTTTATTATGTGGATTTTCGAACCCTTTTATAATCAAGAAGCACTAATGTTTGCTGTATTTTTTATGGGATACCATGTAGATAGTATAATTAAACATCACAAAAACTATCGAGAAGTAAGGGATGTAAGAATGTTGAAATGCAATTGA
- a CDS encoding flippase, with product MASISKNYLYNVIYQILLMILPIVTTPYVARVFGAEGVGIISYTQSVANYFLLFAMLGVKNYGNRSVARVRDDKGKLSETFWNIYSLQLLLTILAILAYSIFIFISSQNYKMILIIQVIFIMSAAFDISWFFFGLEHFKITVIRNIIIRILSVVAVFAFVKTSDDLWIYILITAVSALLSQIIVWPFIKQYIIFKPPSYQEIVKHLKPNMVLFIPVVAVSIYKIMAKIMLGTMSDIEQLGLYENADKIINIPLGLIVAFGSVMLPRMSNMAARGQVVESQKYIEKSMNFIMFIAFALAFGIAGIAPVFAPLFFGLEFIETGKIIANLAPTIIFISWANVIRTQYLIPNQQDKAYILSVIIGACVSLLLNIILVPKYAANGAVIGILAAEFSVAFIQTFMVRKEITIKVYLIKTLPFFLIGLIMYFFVRLCELIPINQIYLLFIQVIVGAIIYIVISYIYLSIIRDQNLVELKQKITKKNYKKQ from the coding sequence GTGGCGAGTATAAGTAAAAATTATTTATATAATGTAATATATCAAATTTTATTAATGATACTTCCGATAGTCACCACTCCCTATGTTGCAAGAGTTTTTGGAGCAGAAGGTGTAGGAATAATCTCTTATACCCAATCGGTAGCAAACTATTTTCTTTTATTTGCCATGCTTGGTGTGAAAAACTATGGAAACAGGTCAGTTGCAAGGGTAAGAGATGACAAAGGTAAACTAAGTGAAACCTTTTGGAATATATACAGTCTTCAATTACTTTTAACTATTTTAGCTATTTTAGCTTACAGTATATTCATTTTCATCTCAAGTCAAAACTATAAAATGATTTTGATTATTCAAGTAATATTTATAATGTCTGCAGCTTTTGACATAAGTTGGTTTTTCTTTGGTCTAGAACATTTCAAAATTACGGTAATACGAAATATTATCATTCGTATATTATCAGTTGTTGCCGTTTTCGCTTTTGTTAAAACTAGTGATGATCTGTGGATATATATACTAATAACTGCCGTCAGTGCACTTTTGAGTCAAATAATTGTATGGCCTTTTATAAAACAGTATATAATTTTCAAACCCCCGTCTTATCAGGAAATTGTTAAACACCTTAAGCCCAATATGGTGTTATTTATTCCAGTAGTAGCTGTGAGTATTTATAAAATTATGGCTAAAATCATGCTCGGTACAATGAGCGATATAGAACAATTGGGGTTGTATGAAAATGCAGATAAAATTATTAATATACCGCTTGGTTTAATAGTTGCATTTGGTTCTGTTATGCTTCCTAGAATGTCAAATATGGCTGCTAGAGGTCAAGTTGTTGAAAGTCAAAAGTACATTGAGAAATCAATGAACTTTATTATGTTTATAGCATTTGCGTTAGCTTTTGGCATTGCTGGAATTGCGCCTGTTTTTGCTCCACTCTTTTTTGGCTTAGAGTTTATTGAAACAGGAAAAATAATAGCAAATCTTGCTCCAACTATTATATTTATAAGTTGGGCTAATGTTATAAGAACTCAGTACCTAATACCAAACCAGCAAGATAAAGCATATATTTTATCTGTAATAATAGGTGCGTGTGTAAGTTTATTATTGAATATTATTTTAGTTCCTAAATATGCTGCTAATGGTGCGGTTATTGGTATACTAGCGGCAGAGTTTTCAGTAGCTTTTATACAAACTTTTATGGTTAGAAAGGAAATTACTATAAAGGTTTATTTAATCAAAACCTTACCCTTTTTTCTTATTGGGTTAATTATGTATTTCTTTGTGAGATTATGTGAATTAATACCAATTAACCAAATATATTTATTATTCATTCAAGTAATAGTAGGGGCAATAATTTATATAGTGATTTCCTATATTTATTTATCTATTATAAGAGATCAAAATTTAGTTGAATTAAAACAAAAAATAACGAAAAAAAATTATAAAAAACAATAA
- a CDS encoding sugar-transfer associated ATP-grasp domain-containing protein: MRDSFKALYNRVLYLRIRYFYRKKIKSLIEKRGMKIKISNGYSEKIDSFWSSGLGLKINKNWHIAYSTVNGKEDHRYIPEDVFYTLIERSLNQYDLAQAYSDKNNYDLFLDDYPQPETLIKKINGNFYNKQRTKLTKEEVINILLFKPGEIFIKPSLDSGGGKNVSLLKIDNNKIILKNKKLSFDKLDSIYKDNYIIQKKVNQHKILQDIYPHSLNTIRITTLFWDNKVEVLSSVIRFGNKGLNVDNGGIACGIDDDGILKSPIDKNGFVHEKHPYTNYVLKDIKIPGYEEVKKLVLNLHLKLPYFRMVSWDVAIDENSKPILLELNLKGQEINFHQFNNGPIFKGFTEEICKFSIDK; this comes from the coding sequence ATGCGAGATAGCTTCAAAGCTTTATATAATAGAGTTTTATATCTTAGGATAAGGTATTTTTATAGAAAAAAAATAAAGTCACTGATAGAAAAAAGGGGAATGAAAATTAAAATCTCCAATGGGTATTCTGAAAAAATAGACTCATTTTGGTCAAGTGGTCTTGGGCTTAAAATAAATAAAAACTGGCATATTGCATACAGTACCGTTAACGGGAAAGAGGATCATAGATATATACCAGAAGATGTTTTTTATACCTTAATAGAGAGGTCATTAAATCAGTATGATTTAGCACAAGCTTATAGTGATAAAAATAATTACGATTTATTCCTTGATGATTACCCTCAACCAGAAACTTTAATAAAAAAAATAAATGGGAATTTTTATAATAAGCAAAGAACTAAATTAACTAAAGAAGAGGTAATTAATATATTGCTTTTTAAACCAGGAGAGATATTTATAAAACCTAGTTTAGATAGTGGCGGCGGCAAAAATGTAAGCTTATTGAAAATAGATAATAACAAGATTATTTTAAAAAATAAAAAACTATCATTTGATAAGTTAGATAGTATTTATAAAGATAATTATATTATTCAAAAAAAAGTTAATCAGCACAAAATTTTACAAGATATTTATCCCCATTCTTTAAACACTATAAGAATAACAACATTGTTTTGGGATAATAAAGTAGAGGTTCTATCATCAGTAATTAGGTTTGGAAATAAAGGTTTAAACGTGGATAATGGAGGTATAGCTTGCGGTATTGATGACGACGGCATCTTAAAATCTCCAATTGATAAAAATGGTTTTGTTCATGAAAAGCATCCTTATACTAATTATGTGTTAAAAGATATAAAGATTCCCGGTTATGAGGAAGTAAAAAAACTAGTTCTAAATTTACATCTCAAGTTACCCTACTTTAGAATGGTATCGTGGGATGTAGCAATTGATGAGAATTCTAAACCGATCTTGTTAGAACTGAATTTAAAAGGACAAGAGATAAATTTTCATCAGTTTAATAATGGCCCTATATTTAAGGGTTTTACTGAAGAAATATGTAAATTTTCAATTGATAAGTAA
- a CDS encoding UDP-glucose/GDP-mannose dehydrogenase family protein — protein MKIAVAGTGYVGLVAGVCFAEQGHQVTCVDIDEKKVNIMKSGISPIYEEGLEELMQKNYAAERLDYTTDYKSAYKDADAIFIGVGTPEQPDGSANLSYIATAAKQIAESIEKDCLVVVKSTVPVGTNDKVEQFIQDFLVKDVKVEVASNPEFLAQGSAVHDTLFAERIIIGTESIWAEGLLTKIYEPFHLPIVSVNRRSAEMIKYASNDFLALKISYMNDIANLCELVGADIQDVAKGMSFDERIGSKFLSAGIGFGGSCFPKDTKALEYIAKQNGYELKTVKAAIDVNKEQKTMLFRKASKRLITFNGLKVAVLGLTFKPGTDDLREAASLENVPLLLEQGADIYAYDPVGAENFAKVHAEGKNGKGNITYVSNIEHALEDANVCFIFTEWGEIKTVIPETYKKLMKTPLVFDGRNIYDVEDMQEAGVEYHSIGRKPTIRAAVKESKKLESQNS, from the coding sequence ATGAAAATTGCAGTTGCTGGAACAGGTTATGTTGGATTAGTAGCAGGGGTATGTTTTGCAGAACAGGGGCATCAAGTAACTTGTGTTGATATAGATGAGAAAAAAGTTAATATTATGAAATCTGGGATTTCTCCAATATATGAAGAAGGCCTAGAGGAATTGATGCAAAAGAACTATGCTGCTGAAAGGCTTGATTATACAACAGATTATAAATCTGCCTATAAAGATGCCGATGCAATCTTTATTGGGGTAGGAACTCCTGAGCAACCAGATGGTTCTGCAAATCTTTCATATATTGCCACAGCAGCTAAACAGATTGCAGAATCAATAGAAAAGGATTGTCTTGTAGTTGTGAAGTCTACAGTTCCTGTTGGGACGAATGATAAAGTAGAACAGTTTATTCAGGATTTTTTAGTCAAAGATGTCAAAGTAGAAGTAGCATCTAACCCAGAATTTTTAGCGCAAGGATCTGCTGTTCATGATACCCTTTTTGCTGAAAGAATCATTATCGGAACAGAAAGTATATGGGCTGAGGGATTGTTGACCAAAATTTATGAACCGTTTCATTTACCGATTGTTTCAGTGAATAGAAGATCGGCAGAAATGATAAAATATGCATCCAATGACTTCCTTGCATTAAAGATCTCTTATATGAATGACATAGCTAATCTTTGTGAATTGGTTGGTGCGGATATTCAGGATGTAGCTAAGGGTATGAGTTTTGATGAGCGGATTGGAAGTAAGTTCTTAAGTGCAGGGATTGGCTTTGGTGGCTCATGTTTTCCTAAAGATACAAAGGCACTTGAGTATATTGCAAAACAAAACGGTTATGAACTCAAAACCGTTAAAGCAGCTATTGATGTAAACAAAGAACAAAAAACAATGCTTTTTAGAAAAGCTAGTAAAAGGCTTATTACATTTAACGGTCTTAAGGTTGCGGTATTAGGATTAACTTTCAAGCCTGGAACGGATGATTTAAGAGAGGCAGCATCTCTTGAGAATGTGCCTTTATTATTAGAACAAGGTGCAGATATTTATGCTTATGATCCAGTTGGTGCAGAAAACTTTGCCAAAGTTCATGCAGAGGGTAAAAATGGCAAAGGTAACATTACTTATGTCTCGAACATCGAGCATGCTTTGGAAGATGCGAATGTTTGCTTTATCTTTACCGAGTGGGGTGAAATAAAAACAGTAATTCCTGAAACGTATAAGAAGTTAATGAAAACTCCATTAGTATTTGATGGTAGAAACATTTATGATGTTGAGGATATGCAGGAAGCAGGAGTAGAGTATCACTCAATCGGAAGAAAACCTACAATTAGAGCAGCTGTTAAGGAGTCGAAGAAACTTGAATCACAAAACTCTTGA
- a CDS encoding GDP-mannose 4,6-dehydratase, which yields MNHKTLDYSKTYLITGVAGFIGYYLSKKLLEQGCQVIGIDNVNDYYDVNLKYTRLANLEPHDKFSFIKGDISDKDIVMRTFEEYKPNVVVNLAAQAGVRYSIENPDVYIQSNIIGFYNILEACRYNPVDHLVYASSSSVYGANKKVPFEETDFVDNPVSLYASTKKSNELMAHTYSHLYKIPATGLRFFTVYGPLGRPDMAYFGFTDKYFTGEPIKIFNNGDFKNDLYRDFTYIDDIVEGIERLLGNPPIEDVQHKVFNIGNNSPEKLMVFIETLEKALSKALDKEVQFEKIYEPIKLGDVPATYASTDSLQNAVGFKPETSIEEGLQKFADWYVDYYKCH from the coding sequence TTGAATCACAAAACTCTTGATTATAGTAAAACATATTTAATTACAGGAGTAGCTGGTTTTATCGGATACTACTTATCTAAAAAGTTGTTGGAACAGGGCTGCCAAGTGATTGGAATTGATAATGTTAATGATTACTATGATGTAAATCTTAAATATACTCGTTTAGCAAATTTAGAACCTCATGACAAGTTTAGTTTTATTAAAGGCGACATATCAGACAAGGATATTGTAATGAGAACTTTTGAAGAATACAAGCCTAATGTTGTAGTTAACTTAGCTGCTCAGGCAGGAGTAAGGTATTCAATAGAGAATCCGGATGTCTATATTCAAAGTAATATCATTGGTTTTTATAATATTCTTGAGGCCTGCAGATATAATCCTGTGGATCATCTTGTATATGCCTCATCTAGTTCTGTTTATGGAGCTAATAAAAAGGTGCCATTTGAAGAAACAGATTTTGTAGATAACCCAGTATCACTATATGCATCTACAAAAAAATCTAATGAACTAATGGCACATACCTATAGTCATCTTTATAAAATTCCAGCGACAGGACTTAGGTTCTTTACTGTTTATGGTCCATTGGGACGGCCGGATATGGCCTACTTCGGATTTACAGATAAGTATTTCACTGGTGAACCCATCAAAATTTTTAACAACGGTGATTTTAAAAATGATCTTTATAGGGATTTCACGTACATTGATGATATTGTTGAAGGTATTGAACGTCTTTTAGGTAATCCACCTATAGAGGATGTTCAACATAAAGTTTTTAATATAGGGAACAACAGTCCAGAGAAATTGATGGTATTTATTGAGACTTTAGAAAAGGCTTTAAGTAAAGCGTTAGATAAAGAAGTACAATTTGAGAAAATATATGAACCCATCAAACTTGGAGATGTACCAGCTACTTACGCTTCTACAGACTCATTGCAAAACGCAGTAGGATTTAAGCCGGAAACTTCAATTGAAGAAGGATTGCAGAAATTTGCTGATTGGTATGTAGATTATTATAAGTGTCATTAA
- a CDS encoding UTRA domain-containing protein has product MIKVGILTKDDSQLLNIPSGSRIVIAEGKITDSNGHFVEFENAYYRSDLYSFKNNLSRESH; this is encoded by the coding sequence ATGATAAAAGTTGGAATTTTAACCAAAGATGATTCTCAATTACTCAACATTCCGTCTGGTTCACGTATAGTTATAGCTGAAGGAAAAATCACAGATAGCAATGGTCATTTTGTGGAATTTGAAAATGCATATTATAGGTCTGATTTATATTCATTTAAGAATAATTTGTCCAGGGAAAGTCACTAA
- a CDS encoding APC family permease: protein MKERKTLNKSLKPHWVWAIALGSSIGWGAFVQPTNWINTAGPLGAMLGFGIGGLLMMVIAVSYGFLIRSFPVSGGEFAYAFISLGRTHAFISGWFLTLGYICIVALNASAFALMFKFVFPRFIEHFHLYQVAGWDVYGTEVILATVALFIFGYLNVRGSGFSGRIQFVFCAVMVLSVIVLTILVGTQPDSGLVNIQPFFPAEKTAFAAVIAIVAIAPWAYVGFDNVPQLAEEFNFSSKKAFNLIIGALFFAVILYILMILATSMARPWQELVSGNLLWGTGTVVQELLGTFGMAILVIAVSMGIFTGLNGFIVSSSRLLFAMSRAKIIPESFSRLHPKYNTPYFSIIFTVVISMLAPWFGRQALIWVVDMSSIGVTIAYFYTCYTAFKLFKWNRSLDFNPAINEISPVKKAFAGLGVIVSIVFLALLLIPGSPAFLGIQSRIALAVWIVLGIGFYLVKRKELYAIPESELNYLILGDKEVVSKNASS, encoded by the coding sequence ATGAAAGAAAGAAAAACGCTAAATAAATCATTAAAGCCTCATTGGGTATGGGCGATAGCACTTGGATCATCAATTGGGTGGGGAGCGTTTGTACAACCAACCAATTGGATAAATACAGCAGGACCTCTTGGTGCAATGCTTGGTTTTGGCATTGGGGGTCTTCTAATGATGGTGATTGCGGTGAGTTATGGTTTCCTGATTAGAAGCTTCCCTGTTTCGGGGGGGGAATTTGCCTATGCATTCATTAGCTTAGGCAGAACCCATGCTTTTATTTCCGGTTGGTTCTTAACCCTTGGATATATATGTATAGTTGCTCTAAACGCATCAGCCTTTGCTCTAATGTTTAAATTTGTTTTCCCTCGGTTTATAGAACATTTTCATTTATATCAAGTTGCTGGTTGGGATGTCTATGGCACTGAAGTCATATTAGCAACAGTTGCATTATTTATATTTGGATATTTAAATGTAAGAGGATCAGGATTTTCTGGTAGAATACAATTTGTATTTTGTGCAGTAATGGTATTAAGTGTTATCGTTCTAACAATTTTAGTAGGTACTCAACCGGATTCTGGTTTAGTAAATATACAGCCATTTTTCCCGGCAGAAAAAACTGCATTTGCTGCAGTAATTGCTATTGTAGCAATAGCTCCTTGGGCATATGTAGGATTTGATAATGTTCCTCAGCTTGCCGAAGAATTCAATTTTTCTTCCAAAAAAGCTTTTAACCTAATTATCGGAGCTCTATTTTTTGCAGTAATATTATATATTTTAATGATTTTAGCCACTTCGATGGCGCGCCCTTGGCAAGAACTAGTATCTGGAAACCTCCTTTGGGGTACTGGGACAGTTGTACAAGAATTACTAGGAACGTTCGGTATGGCAATTTTAGTCATAGCTGTATCAATGGGGATTTTTACCGGATTAAATGGCTTTATAGTTTCTTCTAGTCGTCTATTATTTGCAATGTCTCGTGCGAAAATAATTCCAGAGTCTTTTTCAAGATTACACCCAAAATATAACACACCATATTTTAGTATTATTTTTACAGTTGTTATTTCAATGCTAGCACCTTGGTTTGGTCGTCAAGCGTTGATATGGGTGGTAGATATGTCATCTATCGGTGTTACTATTGCATATTTTTATACTTGCTATACAGCCTTTAAATTATTTAAGTGGAATAGGAGCTTAGATTTTAATCCAGCAATAAATGAAATTTCTCCTGTTAAGAAAGCTTTTGCGGGATTAGGAGTAATAGTAAGTATTGTATTCCTTGCTCTATTACTAATACCAGGATCTCCTGCATTCCTGGGAATTCAGTCAAGAATAGCATTAGCAGTATGGATTGTTTTAGGGATTGGCTTCTATCTTGTGAAACGAAAAGAATTATATGCTATTCCTGAAAGTGAACTTAATTATTTAATATTAGGTGATAAGGAAGTAGTATCAAAAAATGCAAGTTCATAA